The Thermus brockianus genome window below encodes:
- a CDS encoding TorD/DmsD family molecular chaperone produces the protein MELLGWVTASLFSPPGEALYRELHGATLQDALEELAGHPVTLPQVPLSELQVAYTLLFVTHPEGLPAPPYASYALDGELFGPSYQRLLEIYREGGLEVQETWRDLPDHLAALGEAIALLHPRRPDLARRLAQEFLRPWLKRFAPVVKAKDPTGFYAQLVAWLEEVLDAKTGVPEA, from the coding sequence ATGGAACTCCTGGGCTGGGTCACGGCAAGCCTCTTCTCCCCCCCGGGAGAAGCCCTTTATCGGGAACTTCACGGTGCCACCCTACAAGACGCCTTGGAAGAGCTCGCTGGGCATCCCGTGACCTTGCCCCAGGTGCCCCTTAGCGAGCTGCAGGTGGCCTATACCCTTCTCTTCGTTACCCACCCCGAGGGCCTGCCCGCACCGCCTTACGCCAGCTACGCCCTGGACGGGGAGCTCTTCGGGCCCTCCTACCAACGCCTTTTAGAGATCTACCGAGAAGGGGGGTTGGAGGTCCAGGAAACCTGGCGCGACCTCCCCGACCACCTGGCAGCCCTAGGCGAGGCCATCGCCCTGCTCCACCCTAGGCGGCCCGACCTGGCCCGGCGCTTGGCCCAGGAGTTCCTCCGTCCTTGGCTCAAGCGCTTCGCCCCTGTGGTAAAGGCCAAAGACCCCACCGGCTTCTACGCCCAGCTCGTGGCCTGGCTAGAGGAGGTATTGGATGCAAAGACGGGAGTTCCTGAAGCTTAG
- a CDS encoding response regulator transcription factor, with protein sequence MRVVLVEDHHLVRKGLRLLLEEEGHEVTAEFASAEEALKASWDGDVVLLDLNLPGLGGLEALPRLAQRAKVLVVSMHDEPAYVARAFALGAKGYLPKAALDQELLEALERLEKGLRYLHPKLTEALLEGQLEPGLEVLSERERAVVTLLAQGHTLSQAAERLGVSVKTASTYKQRALNKLGLMDTPDLVRWARKQGLI encoded by the coding sequence ATGAGGGTGGTCTTGGTGGAGGACCATCACCTGGTGCGCAAGGGGCTTCGCCTCCTGCTGGAGGAAGAAGGGCACGAGGTGACGGCGGAGTTCGCCAGCGCCGAGGAGGCTTTGAAGGCCTCCTGGGACGGGGACGTGGTCCTGCTGGATCTAAACCTCCCGGGCCTGGGAGGGCTGGAGGCCCTTCCGCGGCTGGCCCAAAGGGCCAAGGTTCTGGTGGTCTCCATGCACGACGAGCCCGCCTATGTGGCCCGGGCCTTCGCTTTAGGGGCCAAGGGCTACCTGCCCAAAGCGGCCTTGGACCAGGAGCTTTTGGAAGCGTTGGAGCGCCTGGAAAAGGGCCTCCGCTACCTCCACCCCAAACTCACCGAAGCGCTCTTGGAGGGCCAGCTTGAGCCTGGCCTCGAGGTCCTCTCGGAGCGGGAACGGGCGGTGGTGACCCTCTTGGCCCAGGGGCACACCCTTTCCCAGGCCGCCGAACGCCTGGGCGTTTCGGTGAAAACGGCCTCCACCTACAAGCAGCGGGCCCTGAACAAGCTGGGCCTGATGGACACCCCAGACCTGGTGCGCTGGGCCCGGAAGCAGGGGCTTATCTAG
- the gcvPA gene encoding aminomethyl-transferring glycine dehydrogenase subunit GcvPA: MDYAPHTEAEIQEMLKRVGAERLEDLFRHLPEEILNPEIALPEPMPEWAVLEALRRLAERNKPARKAFLGGGIRSHHVPPVVQALAGRGEFLTAYTPYQPEVSQGVLQATFEYQTMIAELTGLEVANASMYDGATALAEGVLLALRETGRMGVLVSQGVHPEYRAVLKAYLEAVGAELKVLPLEGGRTPSVPVPEGVGAVVGQNPNYLGALEDLAPLAEAAHRAGALFVAVADPLSLGVLKPPGAYGADIAVGDGQSLGLPMGYGGPHFGYLATKKAFVRQLPGRLVSETVDAEGRRGFILTLQAREQYIRRAKAKSNITTNAQLTALMGAMYLAALGPEGLKEVALRGVALAHRLYHLLLEVPGVEAFTPAPFFNEFALRLPKPPEAVRKALAARSLHAATPVPEEYGENLALFAATELHEEEDLLALRDALKEVLA; encoded by the coding sequence ATGGACTACGCGCCCCATACCGAGGCGGAGATCCAGGAGATGCTGAAGCGGGTGGGGGCGGAAAGGCTAGAGGACCTCTTCCGCCACCTGCCCGAGGAGATCCTCAACCCCGAGATTGCCCTGCCCGAGCCCATGCCCGAGTGGGCGGTTTTGGAGGCGCTGAGGCGGCTCGCCGAGAGGAACAAGCCCGCCCGCAAGGCCTTCCTGGGCGGGGGAATCCGGAGCCACCACGTGCCCCCCGTGGTCCAGGCCCTGGCGGGCCGGGGGGAGTTCCTCACCGCCTACACCCCCTACCAGCCCGAGGTGAGCCAGGGGGTCCTGCAGGCCACCTTTGAGTACCAGACCATGATCGCCGAGCTCACGGGCCTCGAGGTGGCCAACGCCTCCATGTACGACGGCGCCACCGCCCTGGCGGAAGGGGTTCTCCTGGCCCTGAGGGAAACGGGCCGGATGGGGGTCCTGGTCTCCCAAGGGGTCCACCCCGAGTACCGGGCGGTGCTCAAGGCCTACCTGGAGGCGGTGGGGGCGGAGCTAAAGGTCCTTCCCCTGGAAGGGGGGCGCACCCCTTCCGTCCCGGTGCCCGAGGGGGTGGGGGCGGTGGTGGGGCAGAACCCCAACTACCTGGGGGCTCTGGAGGACCTCGCCCCCCTGGCGGAGGCGGCCCACCGGGCGGGGGCCCTTTTCGTGGCGGTGGCCGACCCCCTTTCCCTCGGGGTCCTCAAGCCCCCGGGGGCCTACGGGGCGGACATCGCCGTGGGGGATGGGCAGAGCCTGGGCCTGCCCATGGGTTACGGCGGCCCCCACTTCGGCTACCTGGCCACCAAGAAGGCCTTCGTGCGCCAGCTCCCGGGGCGCCTGGTCTCGGAGACGGTGGACGCCGAGGGCAGGCGGGGCTTCATCCTCACTCTGCAGGCCCGGGAGCAGTACATCCGGCGGGCTAAAGCCAAAAGCAACATCACCACCAACGCCCAGCTCACCGCCCTCATGGGGGCCATGTACCTGGCGGCCTTGGGGCCCGAGGGGCTTAAGGAGGTGGCCCTCCGGGGTGTGGCCCTGGCCCACCGGCTTTACCACCTCCTCCTGGAGGTGCCGGGGGTGGAGGCCTTCACGCCGGCGCCTTTCTTCAACGAGTTCGCCCTCAGGCTTCCCAAGCCCCCAGAGGCGGTGCGCAAGGCCCTGGCGGCCCGGAGCCTCCACGCCGCCACCCCCGTGCCCGAGGAATACGGGGAAAACCTGGCCCTCTTCGCCGCCACGGAGCTCCACGAGGAGGAGGACCTCTTGGCCCTGAGGGATGCCCTGAAGGAGGTGTTGGCGTGA
- a CDS encoding rhodanese-like domain-containing protein: protein MKGMKKLAWLGVLLVLPVLAQATTTTFSALTVRELGNFLTTLPQDFYGIQPAAAKQMMDTLDVFILDVREPSEFKDGRIPGAVNIPIRDLPKRIGELPKNKPIIIYCGIGHRGAMGLVLLRGLGYNVKSILGGYKAWTGANLPVEK, encoded by the coding sequence ATGAAAGGCATGAAGAAGCTCGCTTGGTTGGGAGTCCTTCTGGTTCTTCCGGTTCTGGCCCAGGCGACCACCACCACTTTCTCCGCCCTCACGGTGCGGGAGCTCGGGAACTTCCTGACCACGTTGCCCCAGGACTTCTACGGCATCCAGCCCGCCGCCGCCAAGCAGATGATGGACACCCTAGACGTCTTCATCCTGGACGTGCGGGAGCCGAGCGAGTTCAAGGACGGGCGCATTCCCGGGGCGGTGAACATCCCCATCCGCGACTTGCCCAAGCGGATAGGCGAGCTACCCAAGAATAAGCCCATCATCATCTACTGTGGGATCGGCCACCGGGGGGCCATGGGCCTCGTCCTCCTGCGGGGCCTAGGGTACAACGTGAAGAGCATCCTGGGCGGCTACAAGGCTTGGACCGGAGCCAACCTGCCTGTGGAGAAGTAG
- the gcvT gene encoding glycine cleavage system aminomethyltransferase GcvT, which translates to MKRTPLYEAHLRLGGRMVEFAGYALPLQYTSIVEEHLAVRREAGVFDVSHMGEFLVRGEEALPFLQWATVNDAARLKVGRAQYSMLPSERGGVVDDIYLYRLGEAEYLMVVNAANIAKDLAHLQALAEGFRVEILDRSEATALLALQGPKAESLLQGLTDAELQGRKKNDVFRAQVAGRPALLARTGYTGEDGFELFLAPEDAEAVFLALVEAGAKPCGLGARDTLRLEAGFPLYGHELTDTTNPLCTPWAWVVKREKDFLGKEAMLSGACRERLVGLVLETGIPREGYRVFSGEAPVGRVTSGGYSPLLEKGIALAYVEEGAEGPFSVEVRGRRVQASLSPLPFVPLK; encoded by the coding sequence ATGAAGCGCACCCCCCTTTACGAGGCCCACCTGCGCCTGGGCGGGCGGATGGTGGAGTTTGCCGGCTACGCCCTTCCCCTGCAGTACACCTCCATCGTGGAGGAGCACCTGGCGGTGCGGCGGGAAGCCGGGGTGTTTGACGTGAGCCACATGGGGGAGTTCCTCGTGCGGGGAGAGGAAGCCCTCCCTTTCCTCCAGTGGGCCACGGTGAACGATGCCGCCCGGCTCAAGGTGGGGCGGGCCCAGTACTCCATGCTCCCGAGCGAAAGGGGCGGGGTGGTGGACGACATCTACCTCTACCGCCTGGGGGAGGCGGAGTACCTCATGGTGGTGAACGCCGCCAACATCGCCAAGGACTTGGCCCACCTCCAGGCCCTGGCGGAGGGCTTCCGGGTGGAGATCTTGGACCGCTCCGAGGCCACCGCCCTCCTCGCCCTCCAGGGCCCCAAGGCGGAAAGCCTCCTGCAGGGGCTTACCGATGCCGAGCTCCAGGGGCGCAAGAAGAACGATGTCTTCCGGGCCCAGGTGGCGGGCCGTCCCGCCCTCCTCGCCCGCACGGGGTACACGGGGGAGGACGGGTTTGAGCTCTTCCTGGCCCCCGAGGACGCCGAGGCGGTCTTCCTGGCCCTGGTGGAGGCGGGGGCGAAGCCCTGTGGCCTTGGGGCCCGGGATACCTTGCGCCTCGAGGCCGGCTTCCCCCTCTACGGCCACGAGCTCACCGATACCACCAACCCCCTCTGCACCCCCTGGGCCTGGGTGGTGAAGCGGGAAAAGGACTTCCTGGGCAAGGAGGCCATGCTTTCCGGGGCCTGCCGGGAAAGGCTCGTGGGCCTGGTGTTGGAAACCGGCATCCCCCGGGAAGGCTACCGGGTGTTTTCCGGGGAAGCCCCGGTGGGCCGGGTGACGAGCGGGGGCTACTCCCCCCTTCTGGAAAAGGGCATCGCCCTGGCCTACGTGGAGGAGGGGGCGGAAGGCCCCTTCTCCGTGGAGGTACGGGGAAGGCGGGTACAGGCTTCCCTTAGCCCCTTGCCCTTTGTGCCGCTAAAATAG
- the gcvPB gene encoding aminomethyl-transferring glycine dehydrogenase subunit GcvPB: protein MNYPLIFERSRKGRRGLKLVKEAPQAESLIPKAFLRETPPRLPEVDELTLVRHYTGLSRRQVGVDTTFYPLGSCTMKYNPKLHEEAARLFAELHPYQDPGTAQGALALMWELGEYLKALTGMDAITLQPAAGAHGELTGILVIRAYHEDRGEGRTRRLVLVPDSAHGSNPATASMAGYQVKEVPSGPDGEVDLEALKRELGPHVAAIMLTNPNTLGLFERRILEISRLAKAAGAQLYYDGANLNAIMGWARPGDMGFDVVHLNLHKTFTVPHGGGGPGSGPVGVKAHLAPYLPVPLVAKGEEGYYLDFDRPKSIGRVKGFYGNFLALVRAWAYIRTLGLPGLKRAAALSVLNARYLKELLKEKGYRVPYDGPCMHEFVAQPPQGYRALDLAKGLLELGFHPPTVYFPLIVKEALMVEPTETESKETLEAFAEALGELLQKPKEWLENAPYTTPVRRLDELRANKYPKLTYFEEE, encoded by the coding sequence GTGAACTACCCCCTCATCTTTGAACGGAGCCGCAAGGGAAGGCGCGGCCTGAAGCTCGTAAAGGAAGCACCCCAGGCGGAAAGCCTCATCCCCAAGGCCTTCCTGAGGGAGACCCCGCCCAGGCTTCCCGAGGTGGACGAGCTCACCCTGGTGCGCCACTACACGGGGCTTTCCCGCCGCCAGGTGGGGGTGGACACCACCTTCTACCCCTTGGGGAGCTGCACCATGAAGTACAACCCCAAGCTCCACGAGGAGGCGGCGCGGCTTTTCGCCGAGCTCCACCCCTACCAGGACCCCGGGACGGCCCAGGGGGCCTTGGCCCTCATGTGGGAGCTCGGGGAGTACCTGAAGGCCCTCACGGGCATGGACGCCATCACCCTCCAGCCCGCCGCTGGGGCCCACGGGGAGCTCACGGGGATTTTGGTCATCCGGGCCTACCACGAGGACCGGGGGGAGGGGAGGACGCGCCGGCTTGTCCTGGTGCCGGACTCCGCCCACGGCTCCAACCCCGCCACCGCCAGCATGGCGGGCTACCAGGTGAAGGAGGTCCCCTCGGGGCCCGATGGGGAGGTGGACCTCGAGGCCCTCAAGCGGGAGCTCGGCCCCCACGTGGCCGCCATCATGCTCACCAACCCCAACACCCTGGGGCTTTTTGAGAGGCGCATCCTGGAGATCTCCCGCCTGGCCAAGGCGGCAGGGGCGCAGCTTTACTACGATGGGGCCAACCTGAACGCCATCATGGGCTGGGCCCGCCCCGGGGACATGGGCTTTGACGTGGTCCACCTGAACCTGCACAAGACCTTCACCGTGCCCCACGGCGGGGGCGGCCCCGGTTCGGGCCCCGTGGGGGTGAAGGCCCACCTGGCCCCCTACCTGCCCGTGCCCCTGGTGGCCAAGGGGGAGGAGGGTTACTACCTGGACTTTGACCGGCCCAAGAGCATCGGGCGGGTGAAGGGCTTCTACGGGAACTTCCTGGCCCTGGTGCGGGCCTGGGCCTACATCCGCACCCTGGGGCTTCCCGGGCTCAAGCGGGCGGCGGCCCTTTCCGTCCTCAACGCCCGCTACCTGAAGGAGCTTTTGAAGGAGAAGGGCTACCGGGTGCCTTACGATGGGCCTTGCATGCACGAGTTCGTGGCCCAGCCGCCCCAAGGGTATAGGGCCTTGGACCTGGCCAAGGGGCTTTTGGAGCTGGGCTTCCACCCCCCCACGGTCTACTTCCCCTTGATCGTCAAGGAAGCCCTCATGGTGGAGCCCACGGAAACGGAGAGCAAGGAGACCCTCGAGGCCTTCGCCGAGGCCCTGGGGGAGCTTTTGCAAAAGCCCAAGGAGTGGCTGGAAAACGCCCCCTACACCACCCCGGTCCGCCGCCTGGACGAGCTAAGGGCCAACAAGTACCCCAAGCTCACCTACTTTGAGGAAGAGTGA
- a CDS encoding 4Fe-4S dicluster domain-containing protein — protein sequence MPRYAMAIDLSLCVGCAACAVACKMENEVPPGAFNLWIRERELGTFPDLTVEFRPEQCLHCENPPCVPVCPTGASYQTPEGLVLVDPKKCIACGACVAACPYDARYLHPGGYVSKCTFCAHRLAQGKVPACVETCPTLCRTFGDLDDPNSPVSQALRQANRVDVLRPEMHTRPKLFYLNAPSKKGLSKESEVRHD from the coding sequence ATGCCCCGCTACGCCATGGCCATTGACCTATCCCTCTGCGTAGGCTGCGCCGCCTGCGCCGTGGCCTGCAAGATGGAAAACGAGGTGCCCCCAGGCGCTTTCAACCTTTGGATCCGGGAACGGGAGCTGGGCACCTTCCCCGACCTTACCGTGGAGTTTCGCCCCGAGCAGTGCCTGCACTGCGAAAACCCCCCGTGCGTGCCCGTTTGCCCCACGGGAGCCAGCTACCAGACCCCAGAGGGTTTGGTGCTCGTGGACCCCAAGAAGTGCATCGCCTGCGGGGCTTGTGTGGCCGCCTGCCCTTACGATGCCCGCTACCTCCACCCAGGGGGCTACGTCAGCAAGTGCACCTTCTGCGCCCACCGCCTAGCGCAAGGAAAGGTGCCGGCCTGCGTGGAAACCTGCCCCACCCTCTGCCGTACCTTCGGGGATTTGGATGACCCCAATAGCCCCGTTTCCCAAGCCTTGCGACAGGCCAACCGGGTGGATGTCCTTCGTCCCGAGATGCACACCAGGCCCAAGCTCTTCTACCTGAACGCCCCCTCCAAGAAGGGGCTTTCCAAGGAAAGCGAGGTGCGCCATGACTGA
- the gcvH gene encoding glycine cleavage system protein GcvH gives MDIPKDRFYTKTHEWALPEGDTVLVGITDYAQDALGDVVYVELPEVGRKVEKGEAVAVVESVKTASDIYAPVAGEVVEVNLALEKTPELINQDPYGEGWIFRLRPLDMGDLDDLLDADGYQEALESEA, from the coding sequence ATGGACATACCCAAGGACCGCTTTTACACCAAGACCCACGAGTGGGCCCTGCCCGAAGGGGACACGGTGCTGGTGGGCATCACCGACTACGCCCAAGACGCCTTGGGGGACGTGGTCTACGTGGAGCTCCCCGAGGTGGGGCGCAAGGTGGAGAAGGGCGAGGCGGTGGCGGTGGTGGAGAGCGTGAAGACCGCCTCCGACATCTACGCTCCTGTGGCTGGGGAGGTGGTGGAGGTGAACCTGGCCCTGGAGAAGACCCCGGAGCTCATCAACCAAGACCCTTACGGGGAGGGCTGGATTTTCCGCCTCCGCCCCCTGGACATGGGGGACCTGGACGACCTTCTGGACGCCGACGGCTACCAGGAAGCGTTGGAGAGCGAGGCCTAG
- a CDS encoding molybdopterin-dependent oxidoreductase, giving the protein MQRREFLKLSALGAGALALRGSGPAKATKAPWYAKEVRSVYQICEGCFWRCGIVAHAVGNRVYKVEGYEANPKSRGRLCPRGQGMPQTTYDPDRLKRPLIRVEGSSRGEGRYRVATWEEALDYVAQKMLAIKEAYGPEAIAFFGHGTGDTWFVDYLPAAWGSPNAAKPSVSLCTAPREVASQWVFGRPIGGHEPVDWENTRYIVLVGHHIGEDTHNTQLQDFAQALKRGAKLVVVDPRFSTTAAKAHRWLPIKPGTDTALLLAWIHVLIYEGLYDREYVEKYTLGFDELKAHVKDLTPEWAEKYTEIPAETIRQVAREMAAHRPQAVLPPTRHNVWYGNDTYRVMALLYLNVLLGNYGRPGGFYIAQSPYLEKYPTPPLPLEPAAGGCSGPSGGDHEPEGFKPRADKGKFFANSTAIQELIEPMLTGEPYPIKGLIAYGINLFHSIPNVPRTKEALKKLDLYVAIDVLPQEHVMWADVILPEATYLERYDDLVAVAHKTPFLELRVPAHEPLFDTKPGWWIARELGLRLGLEAYFPWKDIEEYLNTRLQSIGLDLETLKSMGTLIQKGKPWLEDWEKEGRLPFGTTSGKIELYCQRFKEAGHSPLPVFTPPEDPPEGFYRLLYGRSPVHTFARTQNNWVLMEMDPENEVWIHKEEARKQGLKEGDYVYLENQDGVREGPVRVKPTERIRRDCVYLVHGFGHKAPLMKVAHGRGASDNYLQTRYTLDPISGGAGLRVNFVRLEKANPPQLPALSRLAKRPLDERRL; this is encoded by the coding sequence ATGCAAAGACGGGAGTTCCTGAAGCTTAGCGCCTTGGGGGCAGGGGCTTTAGCCCTGAGGGGAAGCGGACCCGCTAAGGCCACCAAAGCCCCCTGGTACGCCAAGGAGGTCCGAAGCGTCTACCAAATCTGCGAGGGGTGCTTCTGGCGATGCGGCATCGTGGCCCACGCGGTGGGAAACCGCGTGTACAAGGTGGAGGGATACGAGGCGAACCCCAAAAGCCGGGGCCGGCTATGCCCTCGAGGCCAAGGCATGCCCCAAACCACCTACGACCCCGACCGGCTGAAGCGCCCCCTCATCCGGGTGGAAGGCTCCAGCCGCGGCGAGGGCAGGTACCGGGTAGCCACGTGGGAGGAGGCTTTGGACTACGTGGCCCAGAAAATGCTGGCCATCAAGGAGGCGTATGGCCCCGAAGCCATCGCTTTCTTCGGCCACGGAACCGGGGACACCTGGTTTGTGGACTACCTGCCCGCCGCCTGGGGCAGCCCCAACGCCGCCAAACCCTCCGTTTCCCTTTGCACCGCTCCCCGGGAGGTGGCCTCCCAGTGGGTTTTTGGCCGGCCCATCGGCGGCCACGAACCCGTGGACTGGGAAAACACCCGCTACATCGTTCTCGTGGGGCACCACATCGGTGAGGACACCCATAACACGCAGCTCCAGGACTTCGCCCAAGCCCTCAAGCGGGGCGCCAAGCTGGTGGTGGTGGACCCCCGGTTCTCCACCACCGCCGCTAAAGCCCACCGCTGGCTCCCCATCAAACCCGGCACCGACACCGCCTTGCTCCTTGCCTGGATCCACGTGCTCATCTACGAAGGGCTCTACGACCGGGAGTATGTAGAGAAGTACACCCTGGGCTTTGACGAGCTCAAAGCCCACGTGAAGGACCTTACCCCCGAGTGGGCGGAAAAATACACAGAAATCCCCGCCGAAACCATCCGCCAGGTGGCGCGGGAAATGGCCGCCCACAGGCCCCAGGCGGTGCTGCCCCCTACCCGGCACAACGTCTGGTACGGAAACGACACCTACCGGGTCATGGCCCTCCTTTACCTCAACGTCCTTCTGGGCAACTACGGGCGCCCCGGTGGCTTTTACATTGCCCAAAGTCCTTACCTAGAGAAGTATCCCACCCCTCCCTTGCCCCTGGAACCAGCGGCGGGGGGTTGCTCGGGGCCTTCCGGCGGGGACCACGAACCCGAAGGTTTCAAGCCCCGGGCGGACAAAGGGAAGTTTTTCGCCAATAGCACCGCCATCCAGGAACTTATAGAGCCCATGCTCACCGGAGAGCCCTATCCCATCAAGGGGCTCATCGCCTACGGCATCAACCTCTTCCACTCCATCCCCAACGTGCCTCGCACCAAGGAGGCGCTCAAGAAGCTAGACCTCTACGTGGCCATAGACGTCTTGCCGCAAGAGCACGTGATGTGGGCGGACGTCATCCTGCCGGAGGCCACCTACCTGGAGCGCTACGACGACCTGGTGGCTGTGGCCCACAAAACCCCCTTCCTGGAACTGAGGGTACCCGCCCATGAACCCCTCTTTGACACCAAGCCGGGCTGGTGGATCGCCAGGGAGCTGGGTCTGCGCCTGGGCCTGGAAGCCTACTTCCCCTGGAAGGACATTGAAGAATACCTGAACACCCGGCTTCAGAGCATCGGGCTGGACCTGGAGACCTTAAAGTCCATGGGCACCTTGATCCAGAAGGGCAAGCCCTGGCTGGAGGACTGGGAGAAGGAAGGCCGTCTCCCCTTCGGCACCACCTCGGGCAAGATTGAACTTTACTGCCAACGGTTCAAGGAGGCCGGCCACTCGCCCCTGCCCGTCTTCACCCCCCCTGAGGACCCCCCAGAAGGCTTCTACCGCCTCCTCTACGGCCGTAGCCCCGTCCACACCTTCGCTCGCACCCAAAACAACTGGGTTCTCATGGAAATGGACCCCGAGAACGAGGTTTGGATCCACAAGGAAGAAGCCCGGAAGCAGGGTTTGAAGGAAGGGGATTACGTATACCTGGAAAACCAGGACGGCGTACGGGAGGGGCCGGTGCGGGTCAAACCCACGGAAAGGATCCGCAGGGACTGCGTCTACCTGGTCCACGGCTTTGGCCACAAGGCCCCCTTGATGAAGGTGGCCCACGGCCGCGGCGCCTCGGACAACTACCTCCAGACCCGCTACACGCTAGACCCCATCTCGGGCGGGGCGGGCCTCCGGGTGAACTTCGTGCGCCTAGAGAAGGCCAATCCCCCCCAGCTTCCCGCCCTCTCTCGCCTGGCCAAGCGCCCCTTGGATGAAAGGAGGTTGTGA
- a CDS encoding sensor histidine kinase has protein sequence MDCARLAEALAGAKGRQDVFRRALAALEEAGVIRCGEAYWVGEGLSLLQMQACRTTCPLVVRSRPLAEEALRRGEKVEEDSFVALPVHQGKKVLAVLALSLEPGQQVPEALPALLLLALRRPSLEVAGRLLAAQEEERRRVGRELHDGVGSLLTAALLTLKVAEKRPEKLPMARARLAEALEEVRRLSRELRLPLLDDLGLKETLQRYLADYRKGGLEVEAHLDIPPLSKEKEMALFRVVQEALTNVVRHARATRVQVALWQDGDRLFGVVEDDGQGFDPNRTPPSVGLLGMQERVQALGGTLLVRSAPGKGTRVEFGVPL, from the coding sequence ATGGATTGTGCCCGCCTGGCCGAAGCGCTCGCGGGAGCCAAAGGCCGGCAGGATGTCTTCCGCCGCGCCCTGGCCGCCTTGGAGGAGGCTGGGGTTATCCGCTGCGGCGAAGCCTATTGGGTAGGGGAAGGGCTTTCCCTTTTGCAAATGCAAGCCTGCCGCACCACCTGCCCCTTGGTCGTCCGTTCCCGCCCACTGGCGGAGGAGGCCTTAAGGCGAGGGGAAAAGGTGGAAGAGGATTCCTTCGTGGCCCTACCCGTGCACCAGGGGAAGAAGGTCCTGGCGGTCCTCGCCTTAAGCCTAGAACCCGGCCAACAGGTCCCGGAGGCCCTGCCTGCGCTCCTTCTCCTCGCCCTACGCCGCCCTTCGTTGGAGGTGGCGGGGCGGCTTCTGGCCGCCCAAGAGGAGGAGCGGCGGAGGGTAGGCCGGGAGCTTCACGATGGGGTGGGAAGCCTTCTCACCGCCGCTCTTCTCACCCTTAAGGTGGCGGAAAAGCGGCCGGAAAAGCTCCCCATGGCCCGGGCTCGGCTGGCGGAGGCCCTGGAGGAGGTTCGGCGGTTATCGCGAGAACTCCGCCTGCCCCTTCTGGATGACCTCGGGCTCAAGGAAACCCTGCAGCGCTATCTGGCGGATTACAGGAAAGGGGGCCTCGAGGTGGAAGCCCACTTGGACATACCTCCCCTCTCCAAGGAAAAGGAGATGGCCCTTTTCCGCGTGGTTCAAGAGGCCCTAACCAACGTGGTGCGCCATGCTCGGGCTACGCGGGTCCAGGTGGCGCTCTGGCAGGACGGGGACCGCTTATTCGGCGTGGTGGAGGACGACGGCCAGGGTTTTGACCCGAACCGCACCCCCCCTTCCGTGGGTCTATTGGGAATGCAGGAGCGGGTGCAGGCCCTCGGCGGTACCCTCCTCGTCCGGTCCGCCCCCGGGAAGGGAACGCGGGTGGAGTTTGGGGTGCCCCTATGA
- the ribF gene encoding riboflavin biosynthesis protein RibF produces MLFSEVADVPKGPKVVAVGSFDGVHLGHQYLLRQALAEAKALKEPLLVYTFDPPTKVFTRGEGFLMDLTEKVEALREVGVELVLAVPFNEAFAQRPAEAFLEDLKALGASRIYVGEDFRFGRGRAGGVEELAQVAPTRIVPLLTLGGEAVKSSRIRALLLEGRVEEARHLLGRPYGACGVVVEGEKLGRRLGFPTANLAVHPKKVLPPGVYAVEVEGSFGRYKGVANVGTRPTLGGEERRLEVHLLGYAGELYGEEARVRFLKRLREERRFPSLEALRAQIQADVQAARAYFGL; encoded by the coding sequence ATGCTTTTCTCCGAGGTAGCTGACGTCCCCAAAGGCCCCAAGGTGGTGGCCGTGGGCTCCTTTGATGGGGTGCACCTGGGCCACCAGTACCTCCTGCGCCAGGCCCTGGCAGAGGCCAAGGCGCTAAAGGAGCCCCTCCTCGTCTACACCTTTGACCCCCCCACCAAGGTCTTCACCCGGGGGGAGGGCTTCCTCATGGACCTCACGGAGAAGGTGGAGGCCCTAAGGGAGGTGGGGGTGGAGCTCGTGCTGGCGGTGCCCTTCAACGAGGCGTTCGCCCAAAGGCCGGCGGAGGCCTTTCTGGAGGACCTAAAGGCCCTGGGGGCGAGCCGCATCTACGTGGGGGAGGATTTCCGCTTTGGCCGGGGCCGGGCAGGGGGGGTGGAGGAGCTCGCTCAGGTAGCCCCCACCCGCATCGTCCCCCTCCTCACCCTAGGGGGCGAGGCGGTGAAGAGTAGCCGCATCCGTGCCCTCCTCCTGGAGGGAAGGGTGGAGGAAGCCCGCCACCTCCTGGGCCGCCCCTACGGGGCCTGTGGGGTGGTGGTGGAAGGGGAGAAGCTTGGGCGAAGGCTCGGCTTCCCCACGGCCAACCTGGCGGTGCACCCCAAGAAGGTCCTCCCCCCGGGGGTCTACGCCGTGGAGGTGGAAGGGTCCTTTGGCCGCTACAAGGGGGTGGCCAACGTGGGCACAAGGCCCACCCTGGGCGGGGAGGAAAGGCGGCTTGAGGTCCACCTCCTGGGCTACGCCGGGGAGCTTTATGGGGAGGAGGCCCGGGTGCGCTTTCTGAAGCGCCTGAGGGAGGAAAGGCGCTTTCCTAGCCTCGAGGCCCTAAGGGCGCAAATCCAGGCGGACGTCCAGGCAGCCCGGGCATACTTTGGCCTTTAG